In Pleurocapsa sp. PCC 7319, the following are encoded in one genomic region:
- a CDS encoding photosystem I assembly protein Ycf4: MTTNQTTKQTLRQDILGSRRFSNYLWATIVTIGGTGFLLAGLSSYLKTNLLIVSDTSQLQFIPQGVALTFYGVAGLLLAAYLWLLVTWNVGGGYNEFNKKTGKVVISRWGYPGKNRRVEVDIPLTDVQSVRAEIRDGLSPKRTLYLRSKKRRDIPLTRVGEPIALSTLENQGAELARFLAVPLEGL; the protein is encoded by the coding sequence ATGACCACTAATCAAACTACAAAACAAACTCTTCGACAAGATATTTTAGGCTCACGCAGGTTCAGTAACTACCTGTGGGCTACCATAGTCACTATTGGTGGTACAGGATTTTTACTAGCAGGATTGTCAAGTTACCTAAAAACCAATTTACTAATTGTTTCTGATACCAGTCAGTTACAGTTTATTCCCCAGGGAGTTGCTTTGACTTTCTATGGCGTAGCTGGCTTACTACTAGCAGCATATCTTTGGCTATTGGTGACTTGGAATGTCGGTGGCGGATACAACGAATTTAATAAGAAAACAGGAAAAGTCGTGATTTCTCGTTGGGGTTATCCAGGCAAAAATCGACGAGTAGAAGTAGATATTCCCCTCACTGATGTTCAATCTGTTAGAGCTGAAATTCGAGACGGACTTAGCCCCAAGCGTACTCTATATTTACGTTCAAAAAAGAGAAGAGATATTCCCCTTACTCGTGTGGGCGAACCAATAGCTCTCTCAACTCTGGAAAATCAGGGTGCAGAATTAGCAAGATTTTTAGCAGTCCCCCTAGAAGGACTCTAA
- a CDS encoding Uma2 family endonuclease, whose protein sequence is MTATTPILTLEEYLTYDDGTDNHYELVDGKLVKMPPESDRNNIIALYLLSEFLKLVPIKLIRHKDTEIVVTGNRARVRMPDLLILTEELLVAIGGRRATITSDMPSPILAVEVVSPGKANRDRDYRYKRSEYAARGIIEYWIVDPEFSKVTVLSLIDGLYEETVFEDEQIITSTVLPEFSLTVAQVFRFEENS, encoded by the coding sequence ATGACCGCTACAACACCTATATTGACTTTGGAAGAATACCTTACTTATGACGACGGTACTGATAATCATTATGAATTAGTAGATGGAAAATTGGTTAAAATGCCACCTGAAAGCGATCGCAATAATATAATTGCTCTCTATCTACTGTCAGAGTTTCTCAAGCTTGTTCCAATTAAGCTGATTCGCCATAAAGACACTGAAATTGTAGTTACAGGCAATCGCGCTAGAGTAAGAATGCCTGACTTGCTAATCTTAACTGAGGAATTATTGGTAGCAATTGGTGGTAGGCGAGCTACAATTACCTCTGATATGCCATCTCCTATTTTGGCTGTAGAAGTAGTTTCTCCTGGCAAAGCTAATAGAGACAGAGATTATAGATACAAAAGATCTGAATACGCTGCAAGAGGAATTATTGAATATTGGATTGTCGATCCTGAATTTTCTAAAGTGACGGTATTATCCTTGATAGATGGTCTGTATGAAGAGACTGTATTTGAAGATGAACAAATAATAACTTCTACCGTTCTTCCTGAATTTTCGCTAACAGTTGCTCAGGTCTTTAGGTTTGAGGAAAATTCCTAA
- the lysS gene encoding lysine--tRNA ligase, translating into MAAENSQKKPQSGSNLEEIRATRIEKVAQIKELGLNPYAYKWELSHHAAELQEKYTDLASGEEVEDQVAIAGRIVARRVFGKLAFFELQDETGKIQLYLEKKKINNTMSDLVGPFNHLKRLSDTGDILGVKGTIKRTEKGELSVYVSEFQILTKSLLPLPDKWHGLTDTEKRYRQRYVDLIVNPQVRQTFRLRAKVTAAIRRYLETRDFLEIETPVLQSEAGGAEARPFITYHNTLEMDLYLRIATELHLKRLIVGGFEKVFELGRIFRNEGVSTRHNPEFTSIEVYQAYADYHDMMELTENLITTVAQEVLGTTKVTYQGDEIDLTPPWRRVTMHEIVQDATGVDFAQFTDFNSAKTAAKDAGIEVPAECQTIGKLLNEAFEQKVETTLIQPTFIIDYPLEISPLAKPHRDKPGLVERFELFMVGRETANSFSELTDPQDQRQRLEAQAAKKAAGDLEAQDIDEDFLAALEYGMPPTGGLGIGIDRLVMLLSDSPSIRDVIAFPLLKNQSTAIKSFDYDAEHQTLRIVFGNGSIYKYSDVPESIYKELKETSSVGQYFNSQIRDKFGFDREV; encoded by the coding sequence ATGGCAGCAGAGAATTCCCAGAAAAAGCCTCAAAGTGGTTCTAACTTAGAAGAAATTCGCGCTACCAGAATTGAGAAGGTAGCCCAAATTAAGGAATTGGGATTAAATCCCTATGCTTATAAGTGGGAATTAAGCCACCATGCTGCTGAGTTACAGGAAAAATATACTGATTTAGCCAGTGGTGAAGAAGTAGAAGATCAAGTTGCGATCGCAGGTAGAATTGTGGCCCGTCGTGTCTTTGGTAAACTGGCATTTTTTGAACTACAAGACGAAACGGGAAAAATTCAACTTTATCTAGAAAAGAAAAAAATCAACAACACCATGTCTGACTTGGTGGGACCATTTAACCATCTTAAAAGACTATCGGACACAGGTGACATTTTAGGTGTCAAAGGTACAATCAAAAGAACGGAAAAAGGCGAACTTTCCGTCTATGTCAGTGAGTTTCAAATTCTGACTAAATCTTTATTACCTCTCCCTGATAAATGGCATGGTTTAACCGACACTGAAAAGCGTTATCGTCAGCGTTATGTAGATTTAATAGTCAATCCACAGGTAAGACAAACATTTCGTCTGCGAGCCAAAGTTACTGCGGCAATTCGTCGTTATTTGGAAACTAGGGACTTTTTGGAAATCGAAACTCCTGTCCTGCAAAGTGAAGCTGGTGGAGCAGAAGCCCGTCCATTTATTACTTATCACAACACTTTGGAGATGGATTTATATCTCCGCATCGCCACCGAATTACACCTCAAAAGGTTAATTGTCGGTGGGTTTGAAAAGGTATTTGAGTTGGGCAGAATTTTCCGTAACGAAGGGGTGTCTACCCGCCATAATCCTGAATTTACCTCCATTGAAGTGTATCAAGCCTATGCTGACTATCACGACATGATGGAGTTAACCGAAAATCTAATTACGACCGTTGCTCAAGAAGTTCTCGGTACAACTAAAGTTACCTATCAAGGAGACGAAATTGATCTCACACCTCCTTGGCGTAGAGTTACCATGCACGAAATTGTTCAAGATGCCACGGGGGTTGACTTTGCTCAGTTTACTGACTTTAATTCTGCCAAAACAGCGGCTAAAGATGCAGGTATTGAGGTACCAGCCGAATGTCAAACTATCGGCAAATTACTCAATGAAGCCTTTGAACAAAAAGTAGAAACAACTTTAATTCAGCCTACTTTTATCATTGACTATCCTCTAGAAATTTCTCCCTTAGCCAAACCCCATCGAGATAAACCAGGTTTAGTCGAAAGGTTTGAACTGTTTATGGTCGGGAGAGAAACTGCCAACAGTTTTTCAGAGTTAACTGATCCCCAAGATCAACGGCAGAGATTAGAAGCTCAAGCAGCTAAGAAAGCAGCAGGAGACTTAGAAGCTCAAGATATTGATGAAGACTTTTTAGCGGCCTTAGAATATGGTATGCCTCCTACCGGTGGCTTAGGGATTGGTATAGATCGCCTGGTAATGCTCTTAAGCGACTCTCCTAGTATTCGAGATGTGATTGCTTTTCCTCTACTCAAAAATCAAAGTACGGCCATTAAATCCTTTGACTATGATGCAGAGCATCAAACTCTCCGTATCGTTTTTGGTAACGGTAGCATCTATAAATATTCCGATGTCCCCGAATCAATTTACAAAGAGCTAAAAGAAACTAGCTCTGTCGGTCAATATTTTAACTCTCAAATTAGAGACAAGTTTGGCTTTGATCGAGAAGTCTAA
- a CDS encoding peptidylprolyl isomerase, protein MIKKTNMWLIKMFSLLLVSGLVLGGCSTSATDVSQSSASSDNLANNQSQLAIAENKNSNKTMSNNLPQLEGMATVELQVNGSPITIQVNGTEAPLTAGNFVDLVDQGIYDGLVFHRVIPGFVAQGGDPQGKDPNFSGQLGTGGFIDPQTGQERRIPLEIKLDGKEKPIYSKAKLPSQSVVLKHDRGVIAMARSTMPDSASSQFYIALEDLPSLDGDYAVFGKVLEGMDVVDSIKQGDRITTATVVEGAENLKK, encoded by the coding sequence ATGATTAAGAAAACAAATATGTGGCTAATCAAGATGTTTTCGTTACTGCTAGTTAGTGGTTTAGTTTTGGGAGGCTGCTCTACATCAGCGACAGATGTTTCCCAATCATCTGCATCATCTGATAATCTGGCAAATAATCAATCACAATTGGCGATCGCCGAAAATAAAAATAGTAATAAAACAATGAGTAATAATTTGCCTCAACTGGAAGGGATGGCGACTGTCGAATTGCAGGTTAATGGTTCTCCTATAACCATTCAAGTTAATGGTACAGAAGCTCCATTAACTGCTGGCAATTTTGTCGATTTAGTCGATCAAGGTATTTATGATGGATTAGTATTTCACCGAGTCATTCCTGGTTTTGTTGCTCAGGGTGGAGATCCTCAAGGAAAAGATCCTAATTTTTCTGGACAATTAGGTACAGGTGGTTTTATAGATCCTCAGACTGGTCAAGAACGTCGTATTCCTCTGGAAATAAAGCTTGATGGTAAAGAGAAACCTATCTATAGCAAAGCTAAATTACCTTCCCAGTCTGTGGTACTTAAACACGATCGCGGTGTAATTGCAATGGCACGTTCAACGATGCCTGATTCGGCTTCTTCCCAATTTTATATCGCTTTAGAAGACTTACCCTCTTTGGATGGAGATTATGCTGTCTTTGGTAAAGTTCTAGAAGGAATGGATGTAGTAGATAGCATTAAGCAAGGAGATCGCATTACTACCGCCACAGTAGTTGAAGGCGCAGAAAACCTTAAGAAATAG
- a CDS encoding CARDB domain-containing protein has translation MAIDLTSTFFNIVQEQTDFGQAINVEFTVKNDGDMDVDPFSLDIFLRPNTNIGDLNDESYQLGTYDIVTGLKAGEEVTKTFKYSTPAADNPFWVGEGTYYAGLFIDPDFEIDETDLFNNYTGGSSADFQVFYDSYEVVDYGPSDLAASSIDVGGSGLQPGDHVPLTFTVENLDQTNPAHPFSIDIYLNSTQGSFDPDSDLKLGFYDIREVLDPGTGVTKSYTYTLPGVDDAVWDAIGDGTHYIHLDVDPTNEVEEFDDGNNSGQGLGFDSVSFDVSGINDAPDLVVSHFSAPDSFNAGDTISVDYEIANIGGLDAESLAAGFYITTTDYLASGEPVGVDDVPGILFLQGDLDSSLFDVAAGASTGIMTTDLTIPEGWGGFSGDGEYVIGAIADVFDDVTEGDENNNSNNIADQDYQTVSIAAPDNTGAVDLEGSYFELGTDEIEAGGEVDLSFEVANKDIGHVGTFDIDLYLSHDENISADEDYYLGTYTIVDGIIGQTDTGVKSFTYHAPEAGDPFWQGGDAPYYAGMIIDPENLVAETDETNNSNFGEGLDFASTPKVADLMSKSLEIVGDTDTFSAGDTIEVQYEIMNEGTGAAEDFAAGFYLFDDEYATSNEELSIDDVPEVFFLQGDQASSLISLEAGESTGMVTTELTLPQEWDGYLNASGGLNLGVAADPYQDVDESNELNNSLNGAGVDYQEIFITSDNVA, from the coding sequence ATGGCAATAGATCTAACTAGTACATTTTTCAATATAGTTCAAGAGCAGACAGATTTCGGACAGGCTATAAACGTTGAGTTTACTGTCAAAAATGATGGTGATATGGACGTAGATCCATTTTCCCTTGACATTTTCTTAAGACCCAATACGAACATTGGCGATCTCAATGATGAATCTTATCAGCTTGGTACTTATGACATTGTAACTGGACTTAAAGCTGGAGAAGAAGTTACTAAAACCTTCAAATACTCAACCCCTGCTGCTGATAATCCCTTTTGGGTAGGAGAAGGAACTTACTATGCAGGTTTATTTATCGACCCCGATTTTGAAATTGATGAAACTGATCTCTTCAATAATTACACAGGTGGGTCATCCGCAGATTTCCAGGTTTTTTACGACTCATATGAAGTTGTAGACTATGGACCGTCAGATCTCGCTGCTAGTAGCATAGATGTTGGCGGAAGCGGTCTTCAGCCAGGCGATCACGTTCCGCTGACTTTTACAGTTGAGAATCTCGATCAAACTAATCCTGCCCATCCTTTTTCCATCGACATATATCTAAATTCAACTCAAGGCTCATTTGACCCAGATAGCGATCTCAAACTTGGGTTTTATGATATCAGAGAGGTCTTAGATCCTGGAACTGGTGTCACTAAAAGCTATACCTATACTTTACCTGGAGTAGATGATGCAGTTTGGGATGCTATCGGTGATGGTACCCATTACATCCATCTCGATGTTGACCCAACTAATGAAGTTGAAGAATTCGATGACGGCAACAACAGTGGTCAAGGTTTAGGGTTTGATTCTGTTTCATTTGACGTTTCGGGAATCAATGATGCTCCTGATTTAGTCGTATCTCATTTTTCGGCTCCTGATAGCTTTAATGCTGGAGATACTATTTCAGTTGATTATGAGATTGCCAACATCGGTGGTTTAGACGCTGAGTCCTTGGCTGCTGGTTTTTATATCACTACAACAGATTATCTTGCTTCTGGAGAGCCTGTTGGTGTTGATGATGTTCCCGGAATTCTATTCTTGCAAGGCGATCTCGATTCTTCGCTATTTGACGTTGCAGCGGGTGCCAGTACTGGTATAATGACCACTGATTTGACTATCCCTGAAGGATGGGGTGGTTTTTCTGGTGACGGTGAGTACGTGATCGGTGCCATTGCTGACGTATTTGATGATGTTACTGAAGGCGATGAGAACAATAACAGTAACAATATTGCCGATCAAGATTATCAAACTGTCTCTATCGCAGCTCCTGATAACACTGGAGCAGTAGATTTAGAAGGCTCTTATTTTGAACTTGGTACTGACGAGATTGAAGCCGGAGGAGAAGTTGATTTAAGTTTTGAAGTTGCCAATAAAGATATTGGACATGTTGGAACTTTTGATATTGATCTCTATCTCTCTCACGATGAAAATATCTCCGCCGATGAAGATTATTATCTTGGTACCTACACTATCGTAGACGGCATTATAGGTCAGACTGATACTGGAGTGAAGAGCTTTACTTACCACGCACCAGAAGCTGGAGATCCTTTCTGGCAAGGTGGCGATGCTCCTTATTATGCAGGAATGATCATCGATCCTGAGAATCTTGTTGCCGAAACCGATGAAACTAACAATAGTAATTTCGGTGAAGGTTTAGACTTCGCTTCTACTCCTAAAGTTGCCGACTTAATGTCTAAGAGTTTGGAGATTGTTGGCGATACTGATACCTTCAGTGCTGGAGATACTATCGAAGTTCAATACGAGATCATGAACGAAGGTACAGGAGCAGCAGAAGATTTTGCGGCTGGTTTCTATCTCTTTGATGACGAGTATGCAACTAGTAATGAAGAATTAAGTATTGATGATGTACCAGAGGTATTCTTCTTACAAGGCGATCAAGCTTCTTCTTTAATCAGTCTGGAGGCTGGCGAAAGTACTGGTATGGTTACTACTGAGCTAACTTTACCTCAAGAGTGGGATGGTTATCTCAACGCTTCTGGAGGTCTTAATCTTGGTGTTGCAGCCGATCCTTACCAAGACGTTGATGAAAGTAATGAATTGAATAATAGCCTCAATGGTGCTGGCGTTGATTACCAAGAGATATTCATTACCTCTGATAATGTCGCATAG
- a CDS encoding RNA-guided endonuclease TnpB family protein has translation MILNYTYRFYPDAAQQERLLEWLETCRICYNYALREIKDYIGSRKCAVDRCSLESEYIMPPNYPFPGYGQQQNNLPAAKKKFPRLKEVPSQVLQTNIRRLHDAWDFFRDRGYGFPRWKKYGQLKSILFPQFKTNPVTGYHVKLPKLGLVLINLHRPIPDGFVVKQVRVLKKAKGWYAVIAIGSDIEIPDPVFHGHCIGVDVGLLSYCATSDGFVEPGRKFFKTLYSRLKVLQHRLSKKQRGSSNYEKARNKVEAMHNHIAFVRKNYQFNLAHKLCNMADTIFLEDIDFRIMAKGFLGKHTLDAAFGQFRQILKYVGKRRNVFVDEIDHRGSSQTCPNCRIEVKKELEDRMHSCPECLYETDRDIASAQELCNRGIEKHSTQGLWGKEIDCQVGLSGAFCLDKWRKSDERPRGGFLRLGTREV, from the coding sequence ATGATACTTAACTACACCTATAGATTTTATCCTGATGCTGCGCAGCAAGAGCGACTACTAGAGTGGTTAGAAACTTGCCGTATCTGCTATAACTATGCACTCAGAGAAATCAAAGATTACATTGGTTCTCGTAAGTGTGCAGTTGATAGGTGTAGTCTGGAATCAGAATATATCATGCCTCCTAATTATCCGTTTCCTGGATATGGGCAACAGCAAAACAATCTACCAGCAGCTAAAAAGAAGTTTCCTCGGCTCAAAGAAGTCCCTTCACAAGTATTGCAAACGAATATTAGAAGACTGCATGATGCTTGGGATTTCTTCAGAGACAGAGGTTATGGTTTTCCAAGGTGGAAAAAATATGGACAATTAAAATCTATATTATTTCCTCAGTTCAAAACTAATCCTGTTACTGGATACCATGTAAAACTACCCAAACTTGGTTTAGTGTTAATCAACTTGCATCGACCGATACCAGATGGCTTTGTAGTCAAGCAAGTAAGAGTACTGAAAAAAGCTAAGGGTTGGTATGCTGTTATCGCCATTGGTTCGGATATTGAGATACCTGACCCAGTGTTTCATGGTCACTGTATCGGGGTTGATGTAGGCTTGTTATCTTATTGTGCTACTTCTGATGGTTTTGTCGAGCCAGGACGTAAGTTTTTCAAGACGCTATACAGTCGGCTGAAAGTGCTACAACATAGACTGTCTAAGAAACAAAGAGGTTCTAGTAACTACGAAAAAGCCAGAAATAAAGTAGAAGCAATGCACAATCATATTGCTTTTGTTCGTAAGAACTACCAGTTCAATCTTGCCCATAAATTATGTAATATGGCAGATACTATCTTCCTCGAAGATATTGACTTCCGTATCATGGCAAAAGGATTTTTAGGTAAGCATACGCTAGATGCTGCTTTTGGTCAGTTCAGACAAATACTCAAGTATGTTGGCAAAAGACGAAATGTCTTTGTTGATGAAATAGATCATCGTGGCAGCAGTCAAACTTGTCCTAATTGCCGTATTGAAGTCAAAAAGGAACTAGAGGATAGAATGCATTCTTGTCCTGAGTGTCTGTACGAAACTGATAGAGATATAGCATCAGCTCAAGAATTGTGTAACCGAGGCATAGAAAAACATAGTACCCAAGGACTTTGGGGGAAAGAAATAGACTGTCAAGTCGGGCTGTCGGGGGCATTTTGCCTAGATAAGTGGCGCAAATCAGATGAGCGACCCCGCGGAGGTTTCCTCCGCTTGGGAACGCGCGAAGTCTGA
- the psbD gene encoding photosystem II D2 protein (photosystem q(a) protein) produces the protein MTIAVGRAPAKRGIFDAVDDWLKRDRFVFVGWSGILLFPCAYLSIGGWLTCTTFVTSWYTHGLASSYLEGCNFLTVAASTPADSMGHSLLFLWGPEAAWSFTRWCQIGGLWAFIALHGAFALIGFMLRQFEIARLVGIRPYNAIAFSAPIAVFVSVFLLYPLGQHSWFFAPSLGVAGIFRFILFVQGFHNFTLNPFHMMGVAGVLGGALLCAIHGATVENTLFDDGGEANTFRAFEPTQAEETYSMVTANRFWSQIFGIAFSNKRWLHFFMLFVPVTGLWMASIGIIGIALNLRAYDFVSQELRAAEDPEFETFYTKNILLNEGLRAWMATQDQPHQNFEFPEEVLPRGNAL, from the coding sequence ATGACAATAGCAGTAGGACGCGCCCCAGCTAAACGCGGCATCTTTGATGCGGTAGATGACTGGCTCAAGCGCGATCGATTTGTATTCGTAGGATGGTCGGGTATTCTGCTTTTCCCCTGTGCCTACTTGTCCATTGGTGGTTGGCTCACCTGCACTACCTTTGTGACTTCCTGGTATACTCACGGTCTAGCAAGTTCTTACCTCGAAGGATGTAACTTTTTGACCGTAGCCGCTTCCACTCCCGCAGATAGCATGGGTCATTCCCTGCTATTTCTCTGGGGTCCTGAAGCTGCTTGGAGTTTTACCCGTTGGTGTCAAATCGGTGGTTTGTGGGCTTTCATCGCTCTCCACGGTGCCTTTGCATTGATTGGCTTTATGCTCCGTCAGTTTGAGATTGCTCGTCTCGTAGGAATTCGTCCTTACAACGCGATCGCTTTCTCCGCCCCCATCGCCGTATTTGTTTCGGTATTTTTGCTTTATCCTTTAGGGCAGCACAGTTGGTTCTTCGCACCTAGCTTAGGTGTGGCGGGAATCTTCCGTTTCATCCTGTTTGTACAAGGATTCCACAACTTCACCTTGAATCCCTTCCACATGATGGGAGTAGCAGGTGTTCTCGGTGGAGCATTATTGTGTGCGATTCACGGAGCAACAGTAGAAAATACCTTATTTGATGACGGTGGCGAAGCGAACACCTTTAGAGCGTTTGAACCAACTCAAGCAGAAGAAACATATAGTATGGTGACAGCAAACCGTTTCTGGTCACAGATTTTCGGGATTGCTTTCTCCAACAAACGTTGGTTACACTTCTTTATGTTGTTCGTCCCCGTAACCGGACTATGGATGGCAAGTATCGGGATTATCGGCATTGCGTTGAACTTACGAGCATATGACTTCGTATCTCAAGAGTTGAGAGCAGCAGAAGATCCTGAGTTTGAAACTTTCTACACCAAAAATATTTTGCTCAACGAAGGTCTGAGAGCCTGGATGGCAACTCAAGACCAACCACATCAAAACTTTGAATTCCCAGAGGAGGTTCTACCACGTGGTAACGCTCTCTAA
- a CDS encoding beta-ketoacyl-ACP synthase has translation MNVVVTGIGLMSCLGSLQTTWTSILRGKSGIKLYHLFPELSAYPLGLINPQASKIDKITQQLLLATLQDGGLQTPLDKCGVVIGSSRGCQASWEELATQRYNSNHSSNSISNWLSTLPDQPAITTARYLRTKAPVLAPMAACATGIWSLARGYELIKTGQCQRAIVGAVEAPITPLTLAAFERMGALATTGCYPFDFAREGLVLGEGGAMFILETDELAARRQAKVYGRILGFGLTCDAHHISAPQTVKGSAARAIKQALERSNLEPQAIDYLHTHGTSTALNDRHEAQLIQHVFPQTVATSSTKGAIGHTLGASGAIGTALTLMALHHGYLPPCVGLNNLEFDLDVVTQARKAEINYAMCFCFGFGGQNAVITLSK, from the coding sequence ATGAATGTAGTTGTTACTGGGATAGGATTAATGTCCTGTCTCGGTTCACTCCAAACAACTTGGACTAGTATCTTACGAGGGAAATCCGGGATTAAGCTCTATCATCTTTTTCCTGAACTTTCTGCTTATCCTCTAGGTTTAATTAATCCTCAAGCAAGCAAAATAGACAAAATAACTCAACAGTTGCTGTTGGCTACTCTCCAAGATGGAGGATTACAAACTCCCTTAGATAAATGTGGGGTAGTAATTGGTTCTAGTAGAGGGTGTCAGGCTAGCTGGGAAGAGTTAGCGACTCAAAGATATAACTCTAATCACTCAAGTAACTCAATTTCTAACTGGTTATCTACCCTCCCCGATCAACCAGCGATCACTACTGCTCGCTATCTTAGAACTAAAGCACCAGTCCTAGCACCAATGGCAGCTTGTGCGACAGGAATTTGGAGCTTAGCCAGGGGTTATGAGTTAATTAAAACTGGTCAATGTCAAAGAGCGATCGTGGGTGCAGTAGAAGCTCCGATTACGCCTCTTACTTTGGCAGCTTTTGAGCGAATGGGTGCATTAGCTACTACAGGTTGTTACCCTTTTGATTTTGCTCGAGAAGGGTTGGTTTTGGGAGAGGGGGGAGCAATGTTTATCCTTGAAACAGACGAATTAGCTGCCCGTCGTCAAGCTAAAGTTTACGGCAGAATATTAGGATTTGGATTAACCTGCGATGCCCATCACATCAGTGCACCTCAAACTGTAAAAGGGAGTGCAGCTAGAGCTATTAAACAAGCTTTAGAGCGAAGTAATTTGGAACCGCAGGCGATCGACTATCTTCATACTCACGGCACGAGTACTGCTTTAAATGATCGCCATGAAGCTCAATTAATTCAACACGTATTTCCTCAAACAGTTGCCACAAGTTCAACTAAAGGAGCAATAGGACATACTCTAGGAGCATCAGGAGCGATCGGCACTGCTCTGACTCTAATGGCACTCCATCACGGTTACTTACCTCCCTGTGTGGGGTTAAACAATTTGGAATTCGATCTCGATGTTGTAACTCAAGCGAGAAAAGCAGAAATAAACTATGCAATGTGTTTCTGCTTTGGCTTTGGTGGTCAAAATGCTGTAATAACTTTAAGTAAATAA
- the psbC gene encoding photosystem II reaction center protein CP43: MVTLSNPAGGAGRDINSTGFAWWAGNARLINLSGKLLGAHVAHAGLIVFWTGAMTIFEVAHYVPEKPMYEQGMILIPHLATLGWGVGPGGEVISTYPYFVVGVLHLISSAVLGLGGIYHALRGPETLEDYSNFFSQDWKDKNQMTNIIGYHLILLGLGAFLLVFKAMFFGGVYDTWAPGGGDVRVITNPTLDPGTIFGYLTAAPFGGEGWIIGVNNMEDIIGGHIWIGLICISGGIWHILTKPFAWARRALIWNGEAYLSYSIGAVSLMSFIAACFVWFNNTAYPSEFYGPTNAEASQAQAFTFLARDQQMGANVGTSQGPTGLGKYLMRSPTGEIILGGETMRFWDFRGPWLEPMRGPNGIDLDKIRNDIQPWQLRRAAEYMTHAPNASINSVGGIITESNSFNFVNIRQWLAAFQFILAFFFLVGHLWHAGRARAAAGGFEKGIDRETEPTLAMPDLD, encoded by the coding sequence GTGGTAACGCTCTCTAATCCTGCCGGTGGCGCAGGTCGCGACATTAACTCCACAGGCTTTGCCTGGTGGGCAGGAAATGCTCGTTTGATTAATCTTTCTGGTAAGCTACTGGGCGCGCACGTTGCTCACGCTGGCTTAATTGTGTTCTGGACTGGTGCAATGACTATCTTTGAAGTTGCACACTATGTTCCAGAAAAGCCCATGTATGAACAGGGCATGATTCTTATTCCTCACCTAGCAACTTTGGGCTGGGGTGTAGGACCTGGTGGTGAAGTCATTAGTACTTACCCCTACTTTGTTGTTGGTGTTTTACACTTAATTTCATCCGCTGTTCTTGGTTTAGGCGGTATTTATCACGCTCTTCGTGGACCAGAAACGTTAGAAGATTACTCCAACTTCTTTAGTCAAGATTGGAAAGACAAGAACCAAATGACTAACATCATTGGTTATCACCTGATTCTTCTTGGACTAGGTGCATTTCTACTAGTGTTCAAAGCGATGTTCTTTGGTGGCGTTTATGACACCTGGGCTCCTGGTGGTGGAGATGTGCGGGTAATTACCAATCCTACCCTTGATCCTGGTACAATCTTCGGCTATCTAACTGCAGCACCATTTGGTGGTGAAGGTTGGATTATTGGTGTCAATAACATGGAAGACATCATTGGTGGTCATATTTGGATTGGTTTGATTTGTATTAGTGGTGGTATTTGGCATATTCTGACCAAGCCTTTTGCATGGGCACGCCGTGCATTGATTTGGAATGGAGAAGCTTACCTTTCCTATAGTATTGGTGCAGTCTCCTTAATGTCCTTTATTGCTGCTTGTTTCGTATGGTTCAATAACACCGCTTATCCTAGTGAGTTTTATGGTCCAACAAACGCAGAAGCTTCTCAAGCTCAAGCTTTTACTTTCTTAGCTCGTGACCAACAAATGGGCGCGAACGTTGGTACTTCTCAAGGACCTACTGGACTTGGTAAATATCTCATGCGCTCTCCTACTGGTGAAATTATTCTTGGTGGAGAAACCATGCGTTTTTGGGATTTCCGTGGTCCTTGGTTAGAGCCTATGCGTGGTCCTAACGGTATCGACCTCGACAAAATCAGAAATGACATTCAGCCCTGGCAATTACGTCGCGCTGCTGAGTACATGACTCATGCTCCTAATGCTTCTATCAACTCTGTTGGTGGTATTATCACTGAGTCCAACTCCTTCAACTTCGTAAACATCCGTCAATGGTTGGCTGCATTCCAGTTCATCTTAGCTTTCTTCTTCCTAGTAGGTCACTTATGGCATGCTGGTAGAGCTAGAGCTGCTGCTGGTGGTTTTGAAAAAGGTATTGACCGCGAAACAGAACCTACATTGGCTATGCCCGATCTAGACTAA